Genomic DNA from Theobroma cacao cultivar B97-61/B2 chromosome 3, Criollo_cocoa_genome_V2, whole genome shotgun sequence:
AGTATGAAACAAGGGGAGAAAGGGGTTACAATGAAGAGATTAGAtaatttatgttttaattcATGTCTTTTTAACAATGTAGTTGCTTATAGATAATTCCAGCACCTTGATCTTTCTCCCCTGTTTCACCCTCTTCACCAGACGATGCCCATCCCCCAAAAGGACTAAAGTGCTTTTGACTCAGAGCAACTTTACTTAGAGCATTCCTTAGGGCTTCAGCATGTGCAGCATAGTCAATGGTTTTAGCAGTACCTGGTGTAGCAGAAGGAAAACCTACAAAAACCAAATAGTATAATGTCTGAACTAATCAAGATATCTTTCAAATCCCACCAAGCAGAAAGCTGCAAATTGAGAACAAAAGATCACCTTACCATCTTCTTCAATCATTGGATGATATGGTGTTTTAGGTTCATCGATTTTTTTCCTTACTACTTTATTTGCTTCAATTTCACTGAGATTAGCTTCATTCCATCTTACACGCCCCCTAACCCAAAATGGAGATGATATCAGTAAATgcagttttatttttcaaataggCAAAAGAGACCTCATTTGAATTCTCCTAGTTAACCAGTACCTCATTTTATTCTCAAAGGTTATGGAAACAAGTAGAGAAGATAATTGATTTTGTCTGATACTTTTGAGTCAAAAACCTATCCCCAGGGATACACTAGCTACCAAAGAAGGCAATATGAAACTTAGCTTATAACGTCAGTAACAGCCATTTCAAGAAGCAATCCAGTTCAgaatctgttttttttttttacttctacCAACCATTCCCAAGTTCTTATCAGTCTCTAGCTGTTTTTCTTGCCCTTATTcttctgtttctttcttcttcaaatttgaattcccTTGACAATGTTTTAACTACTCCTCCTCTAAGTCAAATTATGTACTGTTATTCAATAATGAAGCCAAAATTACCAATAATGTAACTTTCATACCAAGTTTAGCAGACAGCAGTAATGTCTTGGTAGCCCCTATATCAGGAATTCATAATTAATGTGTAATTGAATGTGATTGGCCCAAAGACTTCCCATTCTTTTCCAACATCATACACCATCAAAACCCCATGTTTTGGCCAAACcatgttttaagttttttataCCTTGATGCTCGTTtaaatcaacataaatttgatatttctCATGTTTCTATAATAACAGCcagtttcatcataatttaGAGCCTAGAAACACCATagaaaagccaaaaaaaaaaaaccaaaacatgcAATACGAAAACGCTTTTAAACAGATTGAGCCGACAAAAACAGAGAAAActgatatatataaattaaaatctgaATGGCAGAACAGAGGcataaaaaattacttcaatCTTTTCATGCTGGAAATGGCTGCTTTTGATTCTGACAGAGCAAGCGGATAACCCAAGAAGGATTCACTTAAAAAGAAGATTAATTAGAGAGGCAAACTCTTGAATGCCATCATTCAGAATATATCTAAACTTGCATCGAGCTTGATCGTAACACTAGGGAAAGAAATATGAACGAACTGTCTTGATCAAGATtaagaaaggaagagaaaaaagaagtgCGGAATgggtaagagaaagaaaagacagGGATCGAATGTGAACCCACAACTGGTGAAAAGAACCAGGTACTTGAAATTAACTTTGGTTTCTTTTCATTGCTTTAGCATCTTTGTTTGTTCCATTTTCTCAGGGTCCCCACGTTCTCTATTATCAACCTCAGTGAAATTATATCACTTTTTTGTTCTTGCAAGAAGAAGCAGAGAGTGATAGACACAGAGGTCGTGTTAGGCAACTGCTACGTTTCCTCCTCT
This window encodes:
- the LOC18606472 gene encoding protein phosphatase inhibitor 2 is translated as MKRLKGRVRWNEANLSEIEANKVVRKKIDEPKTPYHPMIEEDGFPSATPGTAKTIDYAAHAEALRNALSKVALSQKHFSPFGGWASSGEEGETGEKDQGFAKQRDDASFTESRRAHYDEFKKVKELQQELCFLNDEHNKGIHNSGSCSSLSIKAREIHIEDSDEILRIIDIEEY